A region from the uncultured Holophaga sp. genome encodes:
- a CDS encoding aminotransferase class I/II-fold pyridoxal phosphate-dependent enzyme produces the protein MTIQLKDLDPAVLATEYAVRGAIVARAQEMERSGREIIYCNIGNPQALGQRPLTYLRQTLALCQYPELLEQAPGLFPEDVLQHSREILAGVEHGMGAYSDSKGVRFVREAVAEFIQERDGIPSDPESIFLTDGASRAVQTVLRMLIGGPDHGIMIPIPQYPLYSATITLFRGKQVPYYLDESHDWRLSKAMLEESHREATQNGVIPRAICVINPGNPTGSVLDYENIAMIIDFAREHRLCILADEVYQENVYLRGDRFISFAKVLAERGIEDVVLFSLHSCSKGFVGECGQRGGYMEVRNLPEDVLAQITKLQSVGLCSNLTGQVAVYCVVRPPRPGEPSHSTYIAERDATMERLRTNAQVLAEGLNRIPGIHCNAVAGAMYAYPRIDLPEGRTDEEYALALLESTGICVVPGTGFGQIPGTAHFRTTILPPTEKIQAVVERLAAFHITYR, from the coding sequence ATGACCATTCAGCTCAAGGATCTCGACCCTGCGGTACTCGCGACGGAATATGCCGTCCGCGGCGCTATCGTGGCCCGAGCTCAGGAGATGGAGCGGTCCGGACGCGAGATCATCTACTGCAACATCGGGAACCCCCAGGCCCTGGGACAGCGTCCCCTGACCTATCTCAGGCAGACCTTGGCCCTCTGCCAGTACCCCGAGCTCCTGGAGCAGGCCCCTGGGCTCTTCCCGGAGGATGTGCTCCAGCACAGCCGGGAGATCCTGGCGGGGGTGGAGCACGGCATGGGTGCCTACTCCGACAGCAAGGGGGTCCGCTTCGTCCGGGAGGCGGTAGCAGAGTTCATCCAGGAGCGGGACGGCATCCCCTCCGACCCCGAGTCCATCTTCCTGACCGATGGAGCCTCCCGGGCTGTCCAGACCGTGCTGCGCATGCTCATCGGCGGTCCGGACCATGGGATCATGATCCCCATCCCCCAGTATCCCCTCTACAGTGCCACCATCACCCTCTTCCGGGGCAAGCAGGTGCCCTACTACCTGGATGAGAGCCATGACTGGCGCCTGAGCAAGGCCATGCTCGAGGAGAGTCACCGGGAAGCCACGCAGAACGGCGTGATCCCCCGGGCCATCTGTGTCATCAATCCCGGCAACCCCACGGGATCGGTGCTGGACTACGAGAACATCGCCATGATCATCGACTTCGCCCGGGAGCACCGCCTCTGCATCCTGGCCGATGAGGTCTACCAGGAGAATGTCTACCTCCGGGGTGACCGCTTCATCTCCTTCGCCAAGGTCCTGGCGGAGCGGGGCATCGAGGATGTGGTGCTCTTCAGCCTGCACTCCTGCTCCAAGGGCTTTGTCGGCGAGTGCGGCCAGCGGGGCGGCTACATGGAGGTCCGGAACCTCCCTGAGGATGTGCTGGCCCAGATCACCAAGCTCCAGAGCGTGGGGCTCTGCTCCAATCTGACCGGCCAGGTTGCGGTCTACTGTGTGGTGCGTCCCCCCAGGCCCGGGGAGCCTTCCCACAGCACCTACATCGCCGAGCGGGACGCCACCATGGAACGTCTCAGGACCAATGCGCAGGTTCTGGCCGAGGGGCTCAACCGGATCCCGGGCATCCACTGCAATGCGGTGGCGGGGGCCATGTATGCCTACCCCAGGATCGACCTCCCTGAGGGGCGCACCGACGAGGAATACGCCCTGGCTCTGCTGGAGAGCACCGGCATCTGCGTAGTGCCCGGCACCGGCTTCGGCCAGATCCCCGGCACCGCCCACTTCCGCACCACGATCCTGCCTCCCACCGAGAAGATCCAGGCCGTGGTCGAGCGGCTCGCGGCCTTCCATATCACCTACCGATAG
- a CDS encoding MarC family protein produces MRILSLALTLFFVLDPFGNLPVVLSLLHPLPSARRRKVVIRESCFALGLLAAGYWAGPRFISLLGVDSVDLTLCGGVVLGIIALRLVFPVGDPGGGRESKEEPFIVPLAIPLMAGPSALAMVMIMAAQSNAHPWVGLGMVVLAWAATAILLFIGVALGGLIPTRLLMAMERLAGLLLAVISIHMVMTGVRSYLVAVR; encoded by the coding sequence ATGCGCATCCTCTCCCTTGCCCTCACGCTCTTCTTCGTGCTGGACCCCTTCGGGAACCTCCCGGTGGTGCTCAGTCTGCTGCACCCACTCCCTTCTGCCCGGCGGCGGAAGGTGGTGATCCGGGAGTCCTGCTTTGCCCTGGGCCTGCTTGCCGCGGGGTATTGGGCCGGTCCCCGTTTCATCAGTCTCCTGGGGGTCGACTCCGTTGACCTCACGCTCTGCGGCGGGGTGGTGCTGGGCATCATCGCGTTGCGTCTGGTCTTCCCGGTCGGTGACCCCGGCGGAGGCCGGGAGTCGAAAGAAGAGCCCTTCATCGTCCCCCTGGCCATCCCGCTGATGGCTGGTCCCTCGGCCCTGGCCATGGTCATGATCATGGCCGCCCAGTCCAATGCCCATCCCTGGGTGGGACTGGGTATGGTTGTCCTGGCCTGGGCGGCTACCGCGATCCTGCTATTCATAGGTGTAGCACTGGGTGGCCTGATCCCCACCCGCCTGCTGATGGCCATGGAGCGGCTGGCCGGCCTGCTCCTCGCGGTCATCTCGATCCACATGGTGATGACCGGGGTCCGGAGCTACCTGGTGGCTGTCCGCTGA
- a CDS encoding GNAT family N-acetyltransferase — protein sequence MPCPDVRITHAEPQDIPALVALLGALFSIEPDFRVDPLKQEQGLQTLLADPDRALVLVARPADGGAAVGMVTLQVLVSTAEGGPVGLVEDLVITPEWRGHGLGARLLAELEQRARLRGLTRLQLLADQENRPALGFYEHQGWARTRMICLRHNAMGV from the coding sequence ATGCCGTGTCCTGACGTGAGGATCACCCATGCCGAGCCGCAAGATATCCCAGCCCTGGTTGCCCTGCTGGGCGCTCTCTTCTCGATCGAGCCGGACTTCCGGGTGGATCCCCTCAAGCAGGAGCAGGGCCTCCAGACCCTCCTGGCGGACCCGGATCGCGCGCTGGTGCTGGTGGCCCGCCCGGCTGATGGGGGAGCGGCGGTGGGGATGGTCACCCTTCAGGTTCTGGTTTCAACCGCTGAAGGAGGTCCGGTCGGATTGGTGGAAGATCTGGTGATTACCCCGGAGTGGAGAGGGCATGGACTCGGTGCGAGGCTTCTGGCGGAGCTGGAGCAACGGGCCAGACTCCGGGGTCTCACCCGGTTGCAGCTCCTGGCTGACCAGGAGAACCGCCCCGCCCTGGGGTTCTATGAGCACCAGGGCTGGGCGCGCACCCGGATGATCTGTCTGCGTCACAATGCAATGGGAGTCTGA
- a CDS encoding (2Fe-2S) ferredoxin domain-containing protein, protein MEKPEHQILVCCSFRTSGTPQGICHKKGAIDLLGYLENEINGRGLDGIQVTSAGCLKACDRGPVMVIQPENIWYGKVESEDTIDRILDALEEGTVVEDLTIA, encoded by the coding sequence ATGGAAAAACCTGAGCACCAAATCCTCGTCTGCTGCAGCTTCCGCACCAGCGGCACCCCCCAGGGCATCTGCCACAAGAAGGGTGCCATCGACCTCCTGGGTTACCTGGAGAACGAGATCAACGGCCGCGGCCTTGATGGCATCCAGGTGACCTCCGCCGGGTGTCTGAAGGCCTGCGACCGCGGGCCCGTCATGGTCATCCAGCCCGAGAACATCTGGTATGGCAAGGTCGAGAGCGAGGACACCATCGACCGCATTCTGGATGCCCTCGAGGAGGGCACCGTGGTCGAGGACCTGACCATCGCCTGA
- a CDS encoding radical SAM protein: MSKNPHPCFDAHAAGSHSRLHLPVAPKCNLQCRFCDRKFDCLNESRPGVSSALLTPWEAADYVDRMYDKLPNLSVIGIAGPGDPFANPDETLNTFRLVAARHPELSLCVATNGLELPQYVPNLKALGVSHVTVTVNAVDPEIGQHVYSWFRVGRRALTGVEGATVLLERQEASIRALKEAGITVKINSIVIPGVNEHHMEDIAIRVKALGADLMNCMPMHPSPGSSFASLGEPAPELMSHIKDLTGQHLNLMEHCNRCRADAAGIIGKDDTELVHREMMAAKASAHPPEDLVYDSTSRRKHIAVATREGLLVNQHLGEAESLRVYRMEGEKLVLVGERATPEPGGGQSRWKDLAASIADCQMVLCSGVGEMPKTALEASGLKVLVLEGLVDAALKSLFANELPTHMLARCATKCGEKCSGTGTGCG, translated from the coding sequence ATGAGCAAGAACCCCCACCCCTGTTTCGATGCCCACGCCGCGGGCTCCCACTCCCGCCTCCACCTCCCCGTGGCCCCCAAGTGCAACCTGCAGTGCCGCTTCTGCGACCGCAAGTTCGACTGCCTGAACGAGAGCCGGCCCGGTGTCTCCAGCGCCCTGCTGACCCCCTGGGAGGCGGCGGACTATGTGGACCGGATGTATGACAAGCTGCCCAACCTCTCGGTCATCGGCATCGCCGGCCCCGGCGATCCCTTCGCCAACCCCGACGAGACCCTGAACACCTTCCGCCTGGTGGCCGCCCGCCACCCCGAGTTGAGCCTCTGCGTCGCCACCAACGGCCTCGAGCTGCCCCAGTACGTCCCCAACCTCAAGGCCCTGGGTGTTAGCCACGTCACGGTCACGGTGAACGCCGTGGATCCCGAGATCGGACAGCATGTCTACTCCTGGTTCCGGGTGGGCCGCCGTGCCCTCACCGGCGTCGAGGGAGCCACCGTGCTCCTCGAGCGCCAGGAGGCCTCCATCCGGGCCCTCAAGGAGGCCGGGATCACCGTCAAGATCAACTCCATCGTCATCCCCGGGGTCAACGAGCACCACATGGAGGACATCGCCATCCGTGTGAAGGCGTTGGGTGCCGACCTCATGAACTGCATGCCCATGCACCCCAGCCCCGGTTCCAGCTTCGCCTCCCTGGGTGAGCCGGCCCCTGAGCTCATGAGCCACATCAAGGACCTGACCGGCCAGCACCTGAACCTGATGGAGCACTGCAATCGCTGCCGCGCCGACGCTGCCGGCATCATCGGAAAGGACGACACCGAGCTGGTCCACCGCGAGATGATGGCCGCCAAGGCCTCCGCTCATCCCCCCGAGGATCTGGTCTACGACAGCACCAGCAGGCGGAAGCACATCGCGGTGGCCACCCGCGAGGGACTGCTGGTCAACCAGCACCTGGGCGAGGCCGAGAGCCTGCGGGTCTATCGCATGGAGGGCGAGAAGCTCGTCCTGGTGGGTGAGCGGGCCACCCCCGAGCCCGGTGGTGGCCAGTCCCGCTGGAAGGATCTCGCCGCCAGCATCGCAGATTGCCAGATGGTGCTCTGCAGCGGCGTGGGCGAGATGCCCAAGACGGCCCTGGAGGCCAGTGGTCTCAAGGTCCTGGTCCTGGAGGGCCTGGTGGATGCCGCCCTGAAGTCCCTCTTCGCCAATGAGCTCCCCACCCACATGCTGGCCCGCTGCGCCACCAAGTGCGGTGAGAAGTGCAGCGGCACCGGCACCGGCTGCGGTTGA
- a CDS encoding nitrogenase component 1 gives MSKSTIAKPSTEPGREVTQDACRLCSPLGACLAFKGVEGAVTMLHGSQGCATYIRRYLISHFREPIDVASSSFTEETAVFGGKSNLLAGLDNVSRQYSPQMIGVATTCLSETIGDDVVGILRDRVPANPEETCKVLNVSTPSYCGSHADGFNRAVRSLVSSLTEEAHETFNRRINVFPGMASPADLRWLKKLLPVFGLEPVVLPDYSETLDGGLWSSYERIPSGGTPLAAIKAMGEASCSLELSHTMTPADSAALWLEENRAVKRTMLGAPVGIGATDRFLSELQRLGGCELPAELMAERGRLIDAYADGHKYVSGKRAAVYGEADLVATLTLFLLEIGVTPVVCAAGGPVNAFRETLKELIPDLDEKGIHVMSDTDFDHIEQATAQAGVDFMMGNSKGYKAAKRLGVPLVRVGFPIHDRFGAPRLRLMGYEGTQRLFDDLVNTLLSHTQETTGLGYSYM, from the coding sequence ATGAGCAAGAGCACCATCGCCAAGCCGAGCACCGAACCCGGCCGCGAAGTCACCCAGGACGCCTGCCGTCTCTGTTCACCCCTCGGGGCCTGCCTGGCCTTCAAGGGCGTCGAGGGTGCCGTCACCATGCTGCACGGCTCCCAGGGCTGCGCCACCTACATCCGCCGCTACCTGATCAGCCACTTCCGCGAGCCCATCGATGTGGCCTCCTCCAGCTTCACGGAAGAAACCGCCGTCTTCGGCGGCAAGTCCAACCTCCTGGCCGGTCTCGACAACGTGTCCAGGCAGTACAGCCCCCAGATGATCGGCGTGGCCACCACCTGCCTCTCGGAGACCATCGGCGATGATGTCGTCGGCATCCTCCGGGATCGGGTTCCCGCCAACCCTGAGGAGACCTGCAAGGTCCTGAACGTCTCCACCCCCAGCTACTGCGGCAGTCACGCTGACGGCTTCAACCGTGCCGTGAGATCCCTGGTCAGCAGCCTCACCGAGGAGGCCCACGAGACCTTCAACCGCCGTATCAACGTCTTCCCCGGCATGGCTTCCCCTGCGGACCTGCGGTGGCTCAAGAAGCTCCTGCCCGTCTTCGGCCTGGAGCCGGTGGTGCTCCCGGACTACTCCGAAACCCTTGATGGCGGCCTCTGGTCCAGTTACGAGCGGATCCCCTCCGGGGGCACCCCCCTGGCTGCCATCAAGGCCATGGGCGAGGCCTCCTGCTCCCTGGAACTGAGCCACACCATGACTCCGGCTGACTCCGCGGCCCTCTGGCTGGAAGAGAACCGTGCCGTCAAGCGGACCATGCTGGGCGCCCCGGTGGGCATCGGCGCTACGGACCGCTTCCTCAGCGAACTCCAGAGGCTCGGCGGCTGTGAGCTCCCCGCGGAACTCATGGCCGAGCGCGGCCGCCTCATCGATGCCTATGCCGATGGCCACAAGTACGTCTCCGGCAAGCGCGCTGCCGTCTACGGCGAAGCCGACCTGGTGGCGACCCTGACGCTCTTCCTCCTGGAAATCGGCGTGACCCCGGTGGTCTGCGCCGCGGGAGGTCCGGTCAACGCCTTCCGGGAGACCCTGAAGGAGCTGATCCCCGATCTCGACGAAAAGGGCATCCACGTGATGTCCGACACCGATTTCGACCACATCGAGCAGGCCACCGCCCAGGCTGGCGTGGACTTCATGATGGGCAACAGCAAGGGCTACAAGGCCGCCAAGCGGCTCGGTGTCCCCCTCGTCCGGGTGGGCTTCCCCATCCATGACCGCTTCGGCGCCCCCAGGCTCCGCCTGATGGGCTACGAAGGCACCCAGCGCCTCTTCGACGATCTGGTGAACACCCTCCTCTCCCACACCCAGGAAACCACGGGCCTGGGCTATTCCTACATGTGA
- the nifE gene encoding nitrogenase iron-molybdenum cofactor biosynthesis protein NifE, with product MTGLKLLDERRRQVFEKGSEPADFEIACGKPSLSGAVSQRACVFCGSRVVLYPIADALHIVHGPIGCAAYTWDIRGSRSSGPELHRTSFSTDLRETDIIYGGEKKLEAALRQLIARHKPKAAFVYGTCVVGLIGDDVDAVAAKMTKECGIPVIAVHSEGFKGTKKDGYKAACDALWRIVDSDVATGEEDGLGPDSSRGARGGRTASSASEQAPSSRVKTRPHSINILGEFNIAGEAWILKEYFRKMGVEVVSTFTGDGRIDEIRQAKNAALNLVQCSGSITSLAKKMETEYGIPYVRVSFFGIEDVSKALYAVADAFKDDKEIMKRTQKLVSEEIAVLLPQLESYRKDLEGKTAAIYVGGAFKAFSLIVALRHIGMKVVLAGSQTGNKDDYETLTEICDEGAVIVDDTNPVELCKYMLEKKVDLLIGGVKERPLAYKLGVAFCDHNHERKIPLAGFEGMVAFAKEVHASVMSPIWKFAPRFNGGVKA from the coding sequence ATGACTGGCCTCAAACTGCTCGACGAAAGACGCCGCCAGGTCTTCGAAAAGGGCTCGGAGCCAGCGGATTTTGAAATCGCCTGCGGCAAGCCCAGCCTCTCAGGCGCGGTGAGCCAGAGGGCATGCGTGTTCTGCGGTTCACGCGTCGTGCTCTATCCCATCGCCGATGCCCTCCACATCGTCCATGGACCGATCGGGTGCGCCGCCTACACCTGGGACATCCGCGGATCCCGGTCCTCGGGTCCTGAGCTCCATCGCACGAGCTTCAGCACCGACCTGAGGGAGACTGACATCATCTACGGTGGAGAGAAGAAGCTGGAGGCCGCCCTGCGCCAGCTGATCGCCCGCCACAAGCCCAAAGCCGCCTTCGTCTACGGCACCTGCGTCGTGGGTCTCATCGGTGACGATGTGGACGCCGTCGCCGCCAAGATGACGAAGGAGTGCGGCATTCCCGTGATCGCCGTCCACTCGGAGGGCTTCAAGGGCACCAAGAAAGACGGCTACAAGGCCGCCTGCGACGCCCTGTGGCGTATCGTCGACTCTGATGTGGCCACAGGCGAGGAAGACGGGCTCGGCCCGGATTCCTCGCGGGGAGCACGAGGGGGACGCACAGCGAGCTCCGCGAGCGAGCAGGCCCCTTCGTCCAGGGTCAAGACCCGTCCCCACTCCATCAACATCCTGGGCGAGTTCAACATCGCCGGTGAAGCCTGGATCCTGAAGGAATACTTCCGGAAGATGGGCGTCGAGGTGGTTTCCACCTTCACCGGGGACGGCCGGATCGATGAGATCCGCCAGGCCAAGAACGCCGCCCTGAACCTGGTCCAGTGCTCCGGCTCCATCACCTCCCTCGCCAAGAAGATGGAGACGGAATACGGCATCCCCTACGTGCGGGTCTCCTTCTTCGGCATCGAGGATGTCTCCAAGGCCCTCTACGCCGTGGCCGATGCCTTCAAGGATGACAAGGAGATCATGAAGCGGACCCAGAAGCTGGTGTCCGAGGAGATCGCCGTCCTCCTGCCCCAACTCGAAAGCTACCGCAAGGACCTGGAGGGCAAGACCGCCGCCATCTATGTGGGCGGTGCCTTCAAGGCCTTTTCGCTGATCGTGGCCCTGCGCCACATCGGCATGAAGGTCGTCCTCGCCGGTTCCCAGACCGGCAACAAGGATGACTATGAAACCCTTACGGAGATCTGCGACGAAGGCGCTGTCATCGTCGACGACACCAATCCCGTGGAACTCTGCAAGTACATGCTTGAGAAGAAGGTCGATCTCCTGATCGGCGGTGTGAAGGAGCGCCCCCTGGCTTACAAACTGGGCGTCGCCTTCTGTGATCACAACCATGAGCGGAAGATCCCCCTGGCCGGCTTCGAGGGCATGGTCGCCTTCGCCAAGGAGGTCCACGCCTCCGTCATGAGCCCCATCTGGAAGTTCGCGCCACGCTTCAACGGGGGGGTGAAGGCATGA
- the nifK gene encoding nitrogenase molybdenum-iron protein subunit beta yields the protein MLLRHTTAEPIVEREALTINPAKTCQPIGAMYAALGIHKCLPHSHGSQGCCSYHRSMLTRHFKEPIMAATSAFTEGASVFGGQANLLEAIGNIFTVYNPDIIAIHTTCLSETIGDDCKQISAKAQETGKIPEGKLVINASTPSYVGSHITGWSNMVKSMVTSLSESTKEVKDNVVNIIPGFVDPSDMEELKRLAGEMGVKTILFPDTSNVTNTPMTGKFHMYPAGGTTIEQLKATGDSVATLALGPTASSAAAKALDTKCKVPCHNLELPIGLQATDRFIDTLRKVAGVTVPESITRERGQLLDMMTDMHQYTYGKKVAIAGDPDHLVSLVEFLVSMDMKPVHIVTGTPGKKIPARFEASLAKMGRPVNLKVPTDLFQLHQWIKQEPVDLIMGNTHCKYIARDEDTPLVRFGFPIIDRVGHQYMPTLGYKGAIRLLEKILGVLMDRQDRDAPEESFELVM from the coding sequence ATGCTACTGCGACACACCACTGCCGAACCGATCGTCGAGCGCGAGGCCCTGACCATCAACCCCGCCAAGACCTGTCAGCCCATCGGGGCCATGTATGCCGCCCTCGGCATCCACAAGTGCCTGCCCCACAGCCATGGCTCCCAGGGCTGCTGCTCCTACCACCGCAGCATGCTGACCCGCCACTTCAAGGAACCCATCATGGCCGCCACCTCGGCGTTCACGGAGGGCGCCTCGGTGTTCGGCGGCCAGGCCAACCTGCTGGAAGCCATCGGGAACATCTTCACCGTCTACAACCCCGACATCATCGCCATCCACACCACCTGCCTCTCCGAGACCATCGGTGACGACTGCAAGCAGATCAGTGCCAAGGCCCAGGAGACCGGGAAGATCCCCGAGGGCAAGCTGGTCATCAATGCCAGCACCCCCAGCTACGTGGGCAGCCACATCACCGGCTGGTCCAACATGGTGAAGAGCATGGTGACCTCCCTGTCGGAGAGCACCAAGGAGGTCAAGGACAACGTCGTCAACATCATCCCCGGCTTCGTCGATCCCTCCGACATGGAGGAGCTCAAGCGTCTGGCCGGTGAAATGGGCGTCAAGACCATCCTCTTCCCCGACACCAGCAATGTGACCAACACCCCGATGACGGGCAAGTTCCACATGTATCCTGCCGGTGGCACCACCATCGAGCAGCTGAAGGCCACTGGTGACAGTGTCGCCACCCTGGCTCTGGGCCCCACGGCCTCCAGTGCTGCGGCCAAGGCCCTCGACACCAAGTGCAAGGTGCCCTGTCACAACCTGGAGCTCCCCATCGGCCTGCAGGCCACGGACCGCTTCATCGATACTCTCCGCAAGGTGGCCGGTGTCACCGTCCCCGAGAGCATCACCCGCGAGCGCGGCCAGCTCCTGGACATGATGACCGACATGCACCAGTACACCTATGGCAAGAAGGTCGCCATCGCCGGTGATCCCGACCACCTGGTGTCCCTGGTGGAGTTCCTGGTCAGCATGGACATGAAGCCCGTCCACATCGTGACCGGCACCCCCGGCAAGAAGATCCCCGCCCGTTTCGAGGCCTCCCTGGCCAAGATGGGCCGTCCGGTGAACCTCAAGGTCCCCACCGACCTCTTCCAGCTTCACCAGTGGATCAAGCAGGAGCCCGTCGACCTGATCATGGGCAACACCCACTGCAAGTACATCGCCCGGGACGAGGACACCCCCCTCGTGCGCTTCGGCTTCCCCATCATCGACCGGGTCGGCCACCAGTACATGCCCACCCTGGGCTACAAGGGGGCCATCCGCCTCCTGGAGAAGATCCTCGGTGTCCTCATGGACCGCCAGGACCGTGATGCGCCTGAAGAGAGCTTCGAACTTGTGATGTAA
- the nifD gene encoding nitrogenase molybdenum-iron protein alpha chain, with product MSAKLSPEELKKELLKAYPAKVARKREKQIIINNLKEETSPNGLPTTPEILSNARTIPGILSMRGCAYAGCKGVVLGPTRDILHIVHGPIGCSYYAWLTRRNQTRPVTDEDPNYMTYCFSTDMQEEDIIYGGEKKLKKAIDEAIAIFKPRALDIFSTCPVGLIGDDVHAVAREMEAKYPDVNIFGFSCEGYKGVSQSAGHHIANNKVFTDVLGLGDLKKPGKYRVNLLGEYNIGGDAFELERVFEKCGITLQATFSGNSTYDEFTSAHNVDLNLVMCHRSINYMADMMETKYGIPWFKVNFIGAEASAKSLRKIAQYYGDQELIDRVEAVIAEEMVDVKASLAEHKPHTDGKSVVLFVGGSRAHHYQDLFGELGMPTISAGYEFAHRDDYEGRHVIPTIKIDADSRNIEEIEVEQDPALYQQRLSPERKAELLEMGIEMNGYEGMMPEMKAGTLIIDDLNHHEAEVLIEKAKPALFGAGIKEKYVIQKSGVPLKQLHSYDYSGPYAGFKGAINFYAEIDRLVNATPWSLIKAPWQSSPELSASYAYAG from the coding sequence ATGTCCGCCAAGCTCTCCCCAGAAGAACTGAAGAAGGAGTTGCTCAAGGCCTACCCTGCGAAGGTCGCCCGGAAGCGCGAAAAGCAGATCATCATCAACAACCTCAAGGAAGAGACCTCCCCGAACGGTCTCCCCACCACTCCTGAGATCCTCTCCAACGCGCGCACCATCCCCGGCATCCTCAGCATGCGCGGCTGTGCCTACGCAGGGTGCAAGGGCGTGGTGCTCGGTCCCACCCGGGACATCCTCCACATCGTCCACGGTCCCATCGGCTGCAGCTACTATGCCTGGCTGACCCGGCGCAACCAGACCCGCCCCGTCACCGATGAAGATCCCAACTACATGACCTACTGCTTCAGCACGGACATGCAGGAGGAGGACATCATCTACGGCGGCGAGAAGAAGCTCAAGAAGGCCATTGACGAGGCCATCGCCATCTTCAAGCCCCGGGCCCTCGACATCTTCTCCACCTGCCCTGTGGGCCTGATCGGTGACGACGTTCACGCCGTTGCCCGCGAGATGGAAGCCAAGTATCCCGATGTCAACATCTTCGGATTCAGCTGTGAGGGTTACAAGGGCGTCTCCCAGTCCGCTGGCCACCACATCGCCAACAACAAGGTGTTCACGGACGTCCTCGGCCTGGGCGACCTCAAAAAGCCCGGCAAGTACCGCGTGAACCTCCTGGGCGAGTACAACATCGGTGGTGACGCCTTCGAGCTGGAGCGCGTCTTCGAGAAGTGCGGCATCACCCTGCAGGCCACCTTCTCCGGCAACTCCACCTATGACGAGTTCACCTCCGCCCACAACGTGGATCTGAACCTGGTCATGTGCCACCGCTCCATCAACTACATGGCCGACATGATGGAGACCAAGTATGGCATTCCCTGGTTCAAGGTGAACTTCATCGGGGCCGAGGCCTCCGCCAAGTCCCTGCGCAAGATCGCCCAGTACTACGGCGACCAGGAGCTCATCGATCGCGTCGAGGCTGTGATCGCCGAGGAGATGGTGGACGTCAAGGCCTCCCTCGCGGAGCACAAGCCCCACACCGACGGCAAGTCCGTGGTCCTCTTCGTGGGCGGCTCCCGTGCCCACCACTACCAGGACCTCTTCGGCGAGCTGGGCATGCCCACCATCAGCGCTGGCTACGAGTTCGCCCACCGCGATGACTACGAAGGCCGCCACGTCATCCCCACCATCAAGATCGACGCCGACAGCCGCAATATCGAGGAGATCGAAGTCGAGCAGGATCCTGCGCTCTACCAGCAGCGTCTCAGCCCCGAGCGCAAGGCCGAGCTCCTGGAGATGGGCATCGAGATGAACGGCTACGAAGGCATGATGCCCGAGATGAAGGCCGGCACCCTGATCATCGACGACCTCAACCACCACGAGGCCGAGGTTCTGATCGAGAAGGCCAAGCCCGCCCTCTTCGGCGCCGGCATCAAGGAAAAGTACGTCATCCAGAAGAGCGGCGTGCCCCTCAAGCAGCTCCACAGCTACGACTACAGCGGCCCCTACGCCGGTTTCAAGGGCGCCATCAACTTCTACGCCGAAATCGACCGTCTCGTGAACGCCACCCCCTGGAGCCTGATCAAGGCCCCCTGGCAGTCCAGCCCTGAGCTGAGCGCTTCCTACGCCTACGCCGGTTGA
- a CDS encoding P-II family nitrogen regulator: MAVVRMNMMNKTKRALADAGISSMTAKDALGRGKGLVDFKLLEGAEKGYEEAIAQLGQSQRLIPKRVLNVVVPDELVSKTVETIIAANQTGKPGDGKIFVLPVLDASRIRVSEPGESVLDEA, encoded by the coding sequence ATGGCTGTTGTCCGCATGAACATGATGAACAAGACCAAGCGCGCCCTGGCGGATGCTGGCATCAGCTCCATGACCGCCAAGGATGCCCTGGGTCGCGGCAAGGGCCTGGTGGACTTCAAGCTCCTCGAAGGTGCTGAGAAGGGCTACGAAGAGGCCATCGCCCAGCTGGGTCAGAGCCAGCGCCTCATCCCCAAGCGGGTGCTCAACGTGGTGGTCCCCGATGAGCTGGTCTCCAAGACCGTCGAGACCATCATCGCCGCCAACCAGACCGGGAAGCCCGGCGACGGAAAGATCTTCGTCCTGCCGGTCCTGGATGCCTCCCGCATCCGGGTGAGCGAGCCCGGTGAGAGCGTCCTCGACGAGGCCTAG
- a CDS encoding P-II family nitrogen regulator, with amino-acid sequence MIRSIIRPEKVDAVLAALMEAGFPAVTKMSVVGRGKQRGIKIGEIVYDEIPKELLITVVADKDKDLVVKTITSAARTGTKGSFGDGKIFVSPVEEVYTVSSGLKETGAALSEVGV; translated from the coding sequence ATGATCCGTTCCATCATCCGCCCCGAGAAGGTGGATGCCGTGCTCGCCGCTCTCATGGAAGCCGGTTTCCCTGCGGTGACCAAGATGAGCGTTGTGGGCCGCGGCAAGCAGCGCGGTATCAAGATCGGCGAGATCGTGTATGACGAGATCCCCAAGGAGCTCCTGATCACCGTCGTCGCCGACAAGGACAAGGACCTGGTGGTCAAGACCATCACCTCCGCCGCCCGCACCGGCACCAAGGGTTCCTTCGGTGACGGCAAGATCTTCGTCTCCCCCGTCGAGGAGGTCTACACCGTCTCCTCCGGCCTCAAGGAGACCGGCGCTGCCCTCTCGGAGGTCGGCGTATGA